The following nucleotide sequence is from Nitrospirota bacterium.
GAAGTCAAACGGCTCGTGATGGAAAACTATGAACGGGCGAAGCGGCTGCTCACGGAAAATATGACCAGTCTGAAGAGATTGGCGGAAGCCCTGTTGGAGAAAGAAGTGCTCGATGGCTCCGATATTGATCAGATAATCACGGAGTCCTCGTACTGCATCTCTCGTTCAACCGCGCCTGGGTGTATATGAACCCTTTTGTTTATTCCGCAAGTATAGGCCATGACTCCACAGCATGCCTATCTGGGGGTGTACCGACTGAGGCAGGTGTGAATACGGTGTTAGCGGACGCGACAAAACGGGTTGAAGTGAGATGAATAGGGACAAGGTGAGACACACCCCTCAAGCTCAAGGTACGGGTTTTGGGGTGATCGAGGCGGTCGAACTCTGGTTGGTGCCCGTTCCGGTGAAAAGCTTGTGGTAAATTTCCGGGCGAATACGTTGGAGGATATTCGCGAGCTGCAGAATGTCATCGAGCGAGCCGTCGTGCTGTGCGAGAGCGAAACCATTTCCGTCGACGAGACCTGGTTGAAACAGGAAGAGCAGAAGGTGTCGGGGTCGGTGGTTCCTTTAGGCGCCACGCTTGCCGAGCATGAACGGGACATCATCGAAGCCGCATTGGCGGATTGCGGGGGCCAGGTCAGTGGTCCGACTGGCGCTGCTGCCAAACTCGGGCTACCGAGGCAGACGCTGGAGTCAAAAATCACGGCCCTGGGAATTAACAAACATCGTTTCAAGACTCGACAAACCGAATACACACGATAACGAGGCCGATAGCCGTTTGCACGCCAACCGTAAGATCCCGTCTCTTGCGAATCGTTCCTTCTGATTTCGACTGTTTTTCTGAGCGCTTCTCGCCATCACCCGCATAATCGGATCGACGAAGTGAATCCCCATCGGATACTCCTGCTGTTCTTGCCGATTATTCAGCAAATGCTGAAACTTCAGCGAAGTTCCACACGTTAAGCACAAGTCTATCAACGACTTACAACTGGTCTCCTCATTGCATTATTTGTGGCCATCCAGGTCGCAGAGATCGCACATGACAATACGGATTGAAAAAGAAACCCAGAAACTCAAGACGAAGATTCGCCTGAGCGGTCGGCTGCAATCGAAGCATCTGGATCAATTGAAGACACAACTAGAAGGGGCTCAGTCGCGAATTGTGCTGGACCTCAATGGGGTGACGCTCGTGGACGTCGAGACCGTTCGATTTTTGAACGATTGTGAGCAAGAAGGAGTCGAGTTCCTTCATTGCTGGCCCTACATACGGGAGTGGATGGTACGTGAAAAAGGCAAAGAGGGCTAAGGCCATGCTGTGGTCATAACCAACAACGGTACACAAGAAAGGAGAATTCCAATGGCAGCTACGACTCTTCCAAAAAAAGATCACTCGGTGAAGGGTCTCATTTTCATTATCCTTGGTGCCGTAACTGTGATGTGCCTGGTACTGGCTACTGGTTACTTCAAAGGCTAAGGCTGAAGGGAACAGGCCAGGCAGGGGGGGTAAGCGCAAGAGCCCCTAGGAAAGGGTCATGGAGGATCAGGCACAAGGTCCCGTCGAAGAAGGAGGCATCCGATGATGTGCCTACGCTGTGATGGATTAATGGTATTCGAGCTGTTTGAAGACTTTGAAGGTCTCTCGAGTGACTATGAGTTTACTGGATGGCGTTGCATCAACTGTGGAGCAATTGTCGATCCAGTGATTGCTGCTCACAGGCGTATCACGTCGTCAGTCGTCGCACCGACCCAGACATTGATGACCCTGCACGGAGCTCTGTCCTCATGGGCGGGTCGAATAGCGGATCATCTGACGGCCCCAAAGAGGAGGGTTTGCCATGATTAGACATATGATAGGCGCAGGATCGACGGTGCTCCTGCTCGTGGCAGCCCTGTCACACCCAGGCATCGCCATGGCACATGGCGGCGCCGATATGGAACAGGATCCCTGCATGCGCCTGGCCGGTGAGAACATGGTGCACTTCAGTGCCTATCAGCCCCAATACGAAATAAAAATTCAATACTGCACGGAAATTCCTCAGGAAGGTGAGACATTCCTGGTCGTGGACCTGGTAGACCTAGCGCTACGCAACGAGCCGATTGGGATGCGGGTCATACGGGGTAACGGCAAGAATGAGGCAGAGGGTGAGATAGTGGCGGACGTACGTCCGATCTTCCACCCGGATGGAGTCCTTCGGAGCGAAGTCCGGCTGACCGAGGGCCTGTACACGGTCACCATTGAGTCGGAGAAGCGGGATCTTCTACGACGACCGCAGTATCTCCTGCGGGTACACATGATCGATTATCAGAAGCTGGTGCTGTCCATAGCGGGACCGCTGGTGGGCCTGCTGGTATTTGGCTGGCTCGCCTACAAGCTCCTACGATCGAAGTGGGTGCGGAGCTGGTGGACTGCGGCTCCCAGTTCGTAGAAAGCCAGCCATCCAGTCA
It contains:
- a CDS encoding STAS domain-containing protein; the protein is MTIRIEKETQKLKTKIRLSGRLQSKHLDQLKTQLEGAQSRIVLDLNGVTLVDVETVRFLNDCEQEGVEFLHCWPYIREWMVREKGKEG